The sequence below is a genomic window from Bacteroidales bacterium MB20-C3-3.
AAGAGGTTATTTGTACATGAAAAACTGAATTAATGTACTAATTGATTTATAAATCATTATTTTACAATTATGCTTGGAAAGATAGTTGATTTCAGCATAAAGAATAAACTTATTGTTATTCTTTTCACTTTATCTGTAGCTGCATTTGGGCTCTATTCGGTATTCAGGATATCAGTGGGAGCAGTCCCGGATATAACAAATAATCAGGTTCAGGTAATTACTACCTCTTCAAACTTGTCCACTCAGGAGATAGAGCAATACATCACTGCTCCTGTAGAGATGGAGATGGCAAATCTTCCCGGAGTGAAGGAGATCAGATCAGTATCAAAATTTGGAATATCACTTGTTACAATCGTTTTCAGCGATAAAACAGGGACATATCTCCCAAGGCAGCTGATTGCCGAGAAAATTAAAGTTGCGTCGGAAAAAATTCCACAGGGATTTGGTGAGCCGGAGATGGGGCCTATTACAACGGGATTGGGGGAGATTTATCAATACACACTGGATACAAGGGAGGGATATGAAGACAAATACTCTCCAACCGATTTGAGAACGATTCAGGACTGGATTGTAAAAAGGAGACTATCCGGCATAAACGGAGTTGTGGAGATAAACAGCTGGGGAGGGTATCTTAAGCAGTATGAGGTTGCAGTGGATCCTGTAAGACTTGCCTCAATGAATATCTCTCTTATGGAGATTTTCAACTCCCTCGAAAACAATAACAGCATTTCAGGAGGAGCATACATTGAAAAGACAAATCAAAGCTATTTTATCAGGGGTGATGGTCAGGTTAAATCCGTAGAGGATATTGAAAATATTGTTGTAAGGAGTATTGACGGGAATCCCGTTATTGTAAAAGATGTTGCTAAAGTAGGATTCGGCCATGCAAACAGATTTGGTGCAATCACTGCTAATGGAAAAGGGGAGACTATTCTGGGGCAGGTTATGATGCTGAAGAATGCCGATTCTAAGGAGGTAATTAAGGAGGTTAAGACAAGGGTCGCAGAAATACAGGAGAACCTGCCGGAGGGGATTTTTATAAACCCCATTGTAGACAGAAGTGAACTGGTGGCAAAAACAACATTTACTGTAGTTGAAAATCTGATACTTGGGGCATTGATAGTGATGCTGACAGTACTGCTGCTTCTTGGAAACATAAGGTCAGCGCTGGTAATAACCTCCATGATACCTCTCTCTCTCTTGTTTACTATATCAATGATGTTCATTTTTGGTGTAGATGCAAATCTGATGAGTCTTGGTGCTCTGGACTTTGGGATTATAATTGACGGAGCAGTTATAATTGTTGAATATATTGCACTTAGAATGCTTATAAGGAGAAGTGATTTTGAGTTTCTCAACAGTGAAAAAAGGCTGGACTTAATGGACTCAATATCTTTTGAGGGGGCAACCAAAATGATGAAGTCTGCAATTTTCGGACAAATTATTATACTTATTGTTTTTATACCAATTCTCTCTCTTACAGGGGTAGAGGGTAAGATGTTCAGGCCAATGGCTCTCTCGTTCTGCTTTGCAATACTCGGTGCTATGATTATGGGACTGACATGGCTCCCTGTAGCAACCTCTCTGTTCCTCAGGCCATCCCTGAAAAACAGGAAAACAACATCAGACTGGGTAATGAATATTGCCTTGAAATCATACACCCCGGTTATTAAATGGGCCTGTTGTAATAAGAGAAAAGTTTTGCTCGCAGCCCTGCTCTCTTTAGTTTTAACATTTTTTCTCTTTACCAAAATCGGCGGGGAGTTTGTTCCAACACTGGACGAGGGTGATTTTGTCATTCAGCCGGTATTAAAAACCGGAACATCTCTGACTAAGACTATCGAGACCACTACAAAAATGGAGCAGATATTAAAGAGTAATTTTCCCGAAGTTGATAAAATTGTGAGCAGAATAGGTGCGGCAGAAGTTCCGACAGATCCAATGTCTATGGAGGAGATTGATATGATTATCAAGCTTAAACCAAGAAAAAAATGGGTAAGTGCAGATACTAAGGAGGAACTTGCTGACAAATTCAAAGAGGCACTCTCAGTAATCCCGGGTATAGAATATGAATTTACTCAGCCTATTGAGATGCGTTTTAATGAACTAATTACCGGTGTGAGATCAGACATTGCCATTAAGATATTTGGGGACGATCTGGAATATATTAACATGAAAGCCAGTGAGATTAAAAATCTTATTTCAGGTATTCCGGGGGCAAGTGACATAATAATGGAGAAAACGGCAGGACTTCCTCAAATTAAAGTGGAATATGACCGTGATAAAATAGCATATTATGGTCTTGATATAAAAACACTTAACAGATATCTCTCTACTGCATTTGGAGGAGAGGCAACCGGAGTCGTTTTTGAAGGGGAGAAAAGGTTTGATATGGTTGTAAGATTTGACAAAAACAGCCGAACAGATATATCAGATATCAGACAAATGAGAGTATCCCTCCCGCAGGGGTATCAAATTCCATTGTCAGAGCTTGCTGATATTCAATATACAGAAAGCCCGGCCAAAATCTCCCGGGAGAATGCTCACAGAAGGGTTGTGGTGAGTGTAAATGTACGCAACCGGGATCTGCAGTCTGTTGTGGATGATATAAGGTCTTCAATTGATGAAAACATTATACTTAAACCCGGGACTTATGTAAAATTCGGAGGACAATTTGAAAACTTGCAAAATGCTACAAACAGGCTGCTTATAGCTGTTCCGGTAGCTCTGCTGTTAATATTTATTTTCCTCCATTTTGCATTCAAATCATTTAAAGACGCAATTATGATTTTTACTGCAATTCCCCTTGCAACAGTAGGTGGTGTTTTGTTGCTGTGGATCAGAGGTATGCCATTCAGCGTATCTGCCGGTGTGGGCTTTATTGCTTTGTTTGGAATAGCAGTACTTAACGGAATTGTGCTAATTGAGCATCTAAAAGATTTAAATGAGAGAAAAAGTATGTCTATCAGGGAGGTAATACTTAATGGAACAAAAGACAGGCTAAGGCCTGTGATGCTTACTGCAGGAGCTGCTGCAATGGGTTTCCTGCCGATGGCTATCTCAACAGGAGCCGGAGCAGAGGTGCAACGGCCCCTTGCCACAGTTGTAATTGGTGGGCTCTTTACATCTACCATGCTTACTATGATAGCTTTACCTCTGTTATTTGAGATATTCTATAATGTTATTGGAATAAAATTTTTCCCTCTAAGATTTATCAGAGCTAAACATATTATGATGTTTCTGTTAATAGCCACTCCTTCTTCAGCAATATTTGCTCAGCCGGGAGAGCTGAAAATTAATGAAGCAGTTGATATTGCTCTTAGGAATAATAAAGAGCTAAAGGCATATGCACTAAGAACAGAGGCAAAGGAGGCTCTGAAATCCTCTGCGCTTTTATTTGATAAGACAACTATCACTTACGGAACAGATCAAAATAATATTGCTGAAAACAATCACCCTCTGAGAGTTTGGGGTATTACCCAGAATTTCACCTCCCCTGCACAATATTTTGCTGAAAAAAACATAAAGGGGGCTGAATACGAGATATCAGCTGCCGAATATAAATTGCAGGTAATAGAACTGATAAAAAATGTCTCTTTAAAATATATTGAACTGCAGGTTGAACAGGAGAAGCTGACAAACTTTAAAGATATAGAGAGTCTCTATACAAAAATTTTAAACGGAGCAGAATCTAGGCGCAAAAACGGTGATATCAGTCAGCTTGAGCTGCTTACAATCAAAGCAAAACATCAGAGTGTAAAGAACCAGGTCAATGAGTTAAAATTCAATATAAACGATATATTTAACAATTTAAAGATTCTCATGGGTTATCAGGATACATTCTACCTGTCAGAAGATTTAAAAATTATAGAATATGTGGATAAAGATATTGAACTGTCAACCTTCTTTATATTACAGAAAAAGCGGGAGGCATTTGACAGAGCAAATATTGCAATGGAAAAAAGCAGATTACTTCCCGATATTTCAATTAATTATTTCCGGGGTACAAATACTTATGAAAACTCAAAGATATATCACGGATTTGAGGCAGGTGTAGCAATACCTCTCTTCTTTAATGCCCAGAGATCAAAAATAAGGGCCTCTAAAATTGCCCTGGAGGCGACAAGAGAGTTAGCGGATTATGAGAGAGATCTCTTCATGTCAAAGAAAAAAGAGTTGCAAAATTCATATTTTAAATATAAAGAGCTGCTGGATCAGTATAACAGCAGTGGAAAATCACTTTGCGATGAATTAAAAAGAACGTCACAGTTAAGCTATGAAAAGGGTGAAATTGATTTTCAAAAATTTGCAATTAATATTGAAAATGCAATGCAAATAAAAAAGGAGTATCTTGATAATCTTTTGCACTATACAAGAATTACACTCAATCTAAATTATCTCTCTGAATGATATGAAAATAATACAAACTATCAGTACCCTGCTGATTGCAGGTCTTATAACAGCCTGTTCCGGCAGCCAGGCAGAAAATGAATTAAGTTCTGATCTGCTTGAGATAACCAATGATCAGTTTCAGTTTAACCAAATGGAGCTGGGGGCGGTAGATACACATACATTTGAGTCTGTTGTGAAGTGCAAAGGATTAATTATCCCGCTTAAAGAGGGACTTGCACAAGTGAGTGCACCTGTTGGAGGTACAATAAAGAGACTATATCAAAGCAACGGCGATTATGTAAATAAGGGGGCCCCACTGATTGAGATTGGAGGAAATGACATAGTTGATTTGCAAAAGGAGTATGCCGAGGCCTCTGCCGTCTTTAAAAGAGTTGAAAGCGAATATTTGAGGGTTAAGAATCTATATGATGAAGATGTGATATCACAAAAGGATTACAATCTTATTAAATCTGAATATTTGTCTTCTCAGGCAAGATTCAAAGGTTTACAACTAAAGATTGATGCTCTGGAACTCTCCTCTGCAAAAATTGAAAGTGGGGAGCTATATTCCTATTATATAATTAAATCACCAATCCAGGGGCAGGTAATAAATCTGAAAAACTACACCGGAAGTAATATAGAAAATAAAGATTTGATAATGGAGATAGTAAATCCGGATTTAATTCAGATTGAGTTATATATTTTCCCGGATAATGTTTCAGAAATAAAAGTTGGCCAGAGGGTAAAAATTCAATCATCAGACTCAGGGATAAGCAGTGAAGCCCTGATAAAATCAATTGGGAGGGTAGTAGATAAAGAGCGGAGATCAATTAATTGCTATGCAAGTTTAAGAGGATCCGGCCCCAGGTATTTTATATTAAATCAACTGGTAGATTCAGAAGTTATTACCGGAACAGAAAATTTTCCGGCATTACCAAAAGAGGCAATATTGAACAGCGACTCCGGAACTTTTGTGTTATTATTGATAAAAAAAGAGGATAACAAGTATATATTTACAAAAAAAGAGGTTATGACCGGTATTGAGCAAAATGGTTTTGTGCAGGTTGTTGGAGATGGAATTGACGGACCGATATTAACAAAGGGTGGGTATAATCTGTTTTAATATGAATTTAAATGATTTAAACAAGGCTTTAGATGAATTAAACCACGAACGGGAATTATACACAGACCTTTCCAATGCATTGCCGGCGGGTATATACCGATTGCGAGTTTTTAAGGATGTATCTCTTATTGATAAGAAATGGGAAACTTCAACAGATACGCCATATAAGCTGGAATTTGCAAACAACCGATTTTATGAGATTTTGCATATAGATAAAGAGCTCTTTATAAAGAATCCCGGTATCATAAGTGATTTCATTCTTGAAGAGGATAAAGAATCTTTTGTAAGGTTAAATGTAGAAGCGAATTTAAATAAGACCCCCTTTGCATGGGAAGGCAGGTTTAAAATTAATGAGAATCAAATTTGGATACATTTCGAATCAGTTCCTCGTTGTTTGGAAAATGGTGATATAATATGGACCGGAACATTAAATGATGTTAGCAAACGTAAAGCGGCGGAGTTGGAGATTGCTTCAAAAAACATAGAATTAGAAAAACTAAATGCAGAAAAAAATAAGTTTTTTTCAATAATTGCTCACGATCTGAGAAGCCCGTTTAATGCAATAATTGGTTTAAGCGAGCTTCTGGTTGAAGAGATAGATGAAAAGAACTATGAGAATGCTCAGGAATACTCTTCAATTATATTGCAATC
It includes:
- a CDS encoding PAS domain-containing sensor histidine kinase, translated to MNLNDLNKALDELNHERELYTDLSNALPAGIYRLRVFKDVSLIDKKWETSTDTPYKLEFANNRFYEILHIDKELFIKNPGIISDFILEEDKESFVRLNVEANLNKTPFAWEGRFKINENQIWIHFESVPRCLENGDIIWTGTLNDVSKRKAAELEIASKNIELEKLNAEKNKFFSIIAHDLRSPFNAIIGLSELLVEEIDEKNYENAQEYSSIILQSAHRAMALLKNLMEWAQLKTGKIEYNPEYFNIVALIKEAALLYNEIAKKKTITIEENLPYFLSLYADKAMISSILRNFISNAIKFTMPGGKVVVTVEEKPREIIFSVKDTGVGIPKERVDDIFKIDHMYSTIGTDNEKGTGMGLTLCKDFVEMHSGKIWVESEEGIGSCFCFSLNKSI
- a CDS encoding CusA/CzcA family heavy metal efflux RND transporter, encoding MLGKIVDFSIKNKLIVILFTLSVAAFGLYSVFRISVGAVPDITNNQVQVITTSSNLSTQEIEQYITAPVEMEMANLPGVKEIRSVSKFGISLVTIVFSDKTGTYLPRQLIAEKIKVASEKIPQGFGEPEMGPITTGLGEIYQYTLDTREGYEDKYSPTDLRTIQDWIVKRRLSGINGVVEINSWGGYLKQYEVAVDPVRLASMNISLMEIFNSLENNNSISGGAYIEKTNQSYFIRGDGQVKSVEDIENIVVRSIDGNPVIVKDVAKVGFGHANRFGAITANGKGETILGQVMMLKNADSKEVIKEVKTRVAEIQENLPEGIFINPIVDRSELVAKTTFTVVENLILGALIVMLTVLLLLGNIRSALVITSMIPLSLLFTISMMFIFGVDANLMSLGALDFGIIIDGAVIIVEYIALRMLIRRSDFEFLNSEKRLDLMDSISFEGATKMMKSAIFGQIIILIVFIPILSLTGVEGKMFRPMALSFCFAILGAMIMGLTWLPVATSLFLRPSLKNRKTTSDWVMNIALKSYTPVIKWACCNKRKVLLAALLSLVLTFFLFTKIGGEFVPTLDEGDFVIQPVLKTGTSLTKTIETTTKMEQILKSNFPEVDKIVSRIGAAEVPTDPMSMEEIDMIIKLKPRKKWVSADTKEELADKFKEALSVIPGIEYEFTQPIEMRFNELITGVRSDIAIKIFGDDLEYINMKASEIKNLISGIPGASDIIMEKTAGLPQIKVEYDRDKIAYYGLDIKTLNRYLSTAFGGEATGVVFEGEKRFDMVVRFDKNSRTDISDIRQMRVSLPQGYQIPLSELADIQYTESPAKISRENAHRRVVVSVNVRNRDLQSVVDDIRSSIDENIILKPGTYVKFGGQFENLQNATNRLLIAVPVALLLIFIFLHFAFKSFKDAIMIFTAIPLATVGGVLLLWIRGMPFSVSAGVGFIALFGIAVLNGIVLIEHLKDLNERKSMSIREVILNGTKDRLRPVMLTAGAAAMGFLPMAISTGAGAEVQRPLATVVIGGLFTSTMLTMIALPLLFEIFYNVIGIKFFPLRFIRAKHIMMFLLIATPSSAIFAQPGELKINEAVDIALRNNKELKAYALRTEAKEALKSSALLFDKTTITYGTDQNNIAENNHPLRVWGITQNFTSPAQYFAEKNIKGAEYEISAAEYKLQVIELIKNVSLKYIELQVEQEKLTNFKDIESLYTKILNGAESRRKNGDISQLELLTIKAKHQSVKNQVNELKFNINDIFNNLKILMGYQDTFYLSEDLKIIEYVDKDIELSTFFILQKKREAFDRANIAMEKSRLLPDISINYFRGTNTYENSKIYHGFEAGVAIPLFFNAQRSKIRASKIALEATRELADYERDLFMSKKKELQNSYFKYKELLDQYNSSGKSLCDELKRTSQLSYEKGEIDFQKFAINIENAMQIKKEYLDNLLHYTRITLNLNYLSE
- a CDS encoding efflux RND transporter periplasmic adaptor subunit; the protein is MKIIQTISTLLIAGLITACSGSQAENELSSDLLEITNDQFQFNQMELGAVDTHTFESVVKCKGLIIPLKEGLAQVSAPVGGTIKRLYQSNGDYVNKGAPLIEIGGNDIVDLQKEYAEASAVFKRVESEYLRVKNLYDEDVISQKDYNLIKSEYLSSQARFKGLQLKIDALELSSAKIESGELYSYYIIKSPIQGQVINLKNYTGSNIENKDLIMEIVNPDLIQIELYIFPDNVSEIKVGQRVKIQSSDSGISSEALIKSIGRVVDKERRSINCYASLRGSGPRYFILNQLVDSEVITGTENFPALPKEAILNSDSGTFVLLLIKKEDNKYIFTKKEVMTGIEQNGFVQVVGDGIDGPILTKGGYNLF